The DNA region TTATAATGGCTTATTTACCACAAGAACAGATGACTACAATCCACGTATTAGGGACGAACCCGCAGGTAGAAATAATGATACTATTGTAAATGGGGTATCTGGAACAAAAGTGGATATATTTCAAGGCCTTTTGCGTGATCAAGGCGAGGATATGACCGGTTACGGTTGGTCAGTACCACTACCGGAGTTTGCTTTACAAGAAAACTGGCAAGATGGTGATCTAAGATATGATGCAACTATTGTAACTGAGTATTTAGGATGGAAACTAGCGTTCCCTTACTTCCGAAAAAATTGGAATTTAGATCAAGAGAATTCCCTACGTGAAAATCATCCAGAAAATTATATTGTTTTTCGTTTGGCAGATGTGTATTTAATGGCAGCTGAGGCAGAAAACGAGTTGAACGGTCCTGGAGCTGCATATTTTTATGTGAATAAGGTTAGGGAAAGAGCTTTTGAGCCAGACCAACCATGGAGCGGTTTGTCCAAAGAAGTATTCAGGGAGGCTATGTATGAAGAAAGAAAATTTGAATTGAGTGCAGAGGGACATCGTCGTATGGATTTGATTCGTTGGGGTATTTTATTAGATAAAGTAAAAACGGTTCAGCATAGGGCATGGAACAATCCTGGGGCAAACATTCAACCTTACCATGTGTTATTGCCGATCCCTCAAAACCAGTTAGAGTTAAACCCTGCCTTATTGGATACAGACCCTACCAATAACGGATATAGATAATTAACTGAAATTATAAATGTCATGGAGCACGCTGGTGGTTTCATGGCATTTATTAAGCCCACCATATGAAACAAATTCTTTATTCAATTTTACTGGTTTCTGTTTTTTTTTCATGTAAAGACAAAGTTCAAAATACAGACGAATCTAATACAGAAACGAATACGTCTTTAACAAAACCTAATATTGTCTACATTCTGGCAGATGATCTTGGGTATGGAGATTTGAGTGCCTATGGCCAACAAAAATTCAGAACTCCCAATATAGATAAGCTAGCAAAAGACGGTATGCTTTTTACCCAGCATTATTCCGGTAGTACGGTTTGTGCACCTTCCAGGTCGGCTTTGTTAACGGGTATGCATACGGGCCATACCGTGGTGAGGGGAAATAAAGAAATTATGCCTGAAGGTCAATATCCTTTACCGGACAATACCTTTACTATGGCAGAAGCCATGAAAAAAGCAGGATATTCTACAGGGGCTTTTGGTAAATGGGGCTTAGGGTTTCCGGGATCTGAAGGAGATCCCTTAAACCAAGGTTTTGATACATTTTTTGGGTATAACTGTCAACGGTTGGGGCATAATTACTATCCAGGTCACCTATGGGCCAATAAAGATTCTTTGGTTCTTAAGGATAATACGGGAGGAAATAACGGAACCTATGCGCCGGGGTTGATTCATGAAAAAACATTAGAGTTTATAGAGCTGAACAAAGACAATCCTTTCTTTTTGTATGTGGCCTCCATTATACCGCATGCAGAATTGGCGGCTCCTGAAAAAATCATGAAAAAGTACAGAGGTGAGTTTCCGCCGGAAACCCCTTATGAAGGTGTAGATGACGGTCCAGAGTTTAATCAAGGGCCTTATCGCTCACAGGAACAACCCCATGCAGCATTTGTTTCTATGGTCCATTTATTGGATGAACAAGTAGGAGAAATTATAGCCAAATTGGATCAATTGGGTATTGCAGAAAATACCATTGTGGTTTTTACATCGGATAATGGGCCACACACGGAAGGTGGTGCAGACCCGGAATATTTTGATAGTAACGGGCCGTTCCGTGGAACGAAAAGAGATCTTTATGAAGGAGGAATTAGAGTTCCTATGATTGCTTCATGGCCAGGTAAAATCAAGCCGGGTAGTACAACGGAGTTAGTATCGGCTTTTTGGGATGTGTTTCCTACTTTTTCGGACATAGCAGGTATTGAAGCTCCCGAAGGCTTAGACGGAATTTCGTTTTTACCCACCCTTTTAGGAAACAGCGATCAACAGAAAAATCATGAATACCTGTATTGGGAATTTCATGAAAAAGGAGGTAGACAGGCCATTCGTAAAGGGAATTGGAAGGCTGTAAAGTATGATGTTTTTAAAGGTTCCAATGTGCCTATTCAACTGTATGATCTGACCACGGATCTTGGGGAACAAAATAATGTAGCTAGCAAAAATCCTGAAATCATTGAGGAGATGAAAGTACTCTTTGAAAAAGCAAGGACCCCATCAGACGTGTTTACATTTAATCAAGAAACCTATTTAAATAGCAAATAGAAAAAAAATCGTTTTAGTTAGTTGAGTTTTTTTACAAGAGGCCCTTGTTCAGGGCCTCTTATTTCAGTACTATTTTAGTTTAGCCTAAAATGTATTTTTCTGAAATCAGAGTATTATGAAAATCCCATTGAATTATTTTTTCATCTTTTTGTTTTGTAGTCACTTTGCGTCATGCCAAGATAAAGCGCAAGGACTTCTACCATCGCTAGATTTCAGTTTTAAAAAAGCAAATGTACGCTCTATAGAAAATCGGTTAATAGTTTCTACGGGTAACGTAGAACGTACTTGGCAATTAACAAAAAGTGGTTTTATAACAACATCGTTTAAAAATTTAGAAACAGATGAAACGTACTCCGCACCATCAGTTGGTGTAAAATGTGATTGGGCATACTACGGCTTAATTAATGGCGAAACAAAAGGAAATTTAATTTCCTTGAGGGCGAAAAGATCTGATGATGAAAAATTTACATCTGAGCATATTGAGATAGTTGCCGAGTTTAGATACCCTAAAATAGAGAGCTCGGTTAAATATGTTATTTGGGCATACCCTGATGCACCAGGTATTCGTACCCAACTTTTTATTAAAGGTGATGCGAAAAAATATATGGATGAATCGGATTTGAGACCTAAAAATAATTTCAGTTATGATTTAGTAAATGGTACGTCAAATTTTGATTATTTCTCAGGTGAGACTGCTGAAAGATATATAGCAACAACTGCGCAAAATGAAAATTCGGTACAGTACCATGTAAAAGGGCTAGACCCGGAAAAGCAATATAAACTTGGTTTTACTTGGTGGGATTTTAAAGGAGAAGGGCTTGTACAGAACGTTAGGGTAACTAGTGTTGATGGTGAAATTAATGAAAAAGTAATTAAGGAGGCAAAATTGCCGGATTATAAAAATGAGAAGCGGCTCTATGAGGCTAGGCAAATGGACTTGCCTTCAACTATTCTACATGACGGTACTTTTCGTGTTTTTTTTGATAAAGTAAAAGGCAAACGTGCTCAAGTAAGCGAGGTTTTCATTTATGAAAAGGGCAATCGTAAAGTGGAAATTTCTTCTAATATGGTAAATCG from Zobellia alginiliquefaciens includes:
- a CDS encoding arylsulfatase; the protein is MKQILYSILLVSVFFSCKDKVQNTDESNTETNTSLTKPNIVYILADDLGYGDLSAYGQQKFRTPNIDKLAKDGMLFTQHYSGSTVCAPSRSALLTGMHTGHTVVRGNKEIMPEGQYPLPDNTFTMAEAMKKAGYSTGAFGKWGLGFPGSEGDPLNQGFDTFFGYNCQRLGHNYYPGHLWANKDSLVLKDNTGGNNGTYAPGLIHEKTLEFIELNKDNPFFLYVASIIPHAELAAPEKIMKKYRGEFPPETPYEGVDDGPEFNQGPYRSQEQPHAAFVSMVHLLDEQVGEIIAKLDQLGIAENTIVVFTSDNGPHTEGGADPEYFDSNGPFRGTKRDLYEGGIRVPMIASWPGKIKPGSTTELVSAFWDVFPTFSDIAGIEAPEGLDGISFLPTLLGNSDQQKNHEYLYWEFHEKGGRQAIRKGNWKAVKYDVFKGSNVPIQLYDLTTDLGEQNNVASKNPEIIEEMKVLFEKARTPSDVFTFNQETYLNSK